From the genome of Thermodesulfovibrionales bacterium:
ATGTCTGGTTCAACATGGCGCCGCTTGTGTCTACCATCATCAGGGACACAGGCCTTACCCTGGATCAGCTCAAGGTCCTTGCCATCTGTAATGTTGCCCTGACGGTCCCTGCCCGCGTTGTTATCGGCATGCTGTCGGACAGGATAGGGCCGCGAAAGACATTTTGCATCGTGATGTGGTCAATGGCCATCCCCTGCGTATGGTTTGCCTTTGCCTCCACATATACGGAGATGCTGGCGGCAAGGCTGATCCTGAGCGCCGTCGGCACAGGTTTTGTCGTCGGTATTCATATGACTTCCCTCTGGTTCAAACCAAGGGATGCCGGCTTTTCTCAAGGTGTCGAGGCAGGCCTCGGAAATTGGGGGTCATCCCTGGCGGCAATAACCCTGCCGTTCATAGCCCTCGGCATCGTGGACAGCTGGAGATGGGCGATAGCCCTGAGCGGAGGCGTGATGTTCGCATATGGCATATACTACTGGTTCGCCATAACCGACGGTCCCGTAGGTACAGTCAGGCCGAAATCAAGAAAGGCCGCGGCCATCGAGGTCTCCACATGGGGCGACATGGTCAGCGCGATTCTCTGGACCATACCCATCATGGGTGTGCTCTCCCTTCTTGTCAGAACGGTAACGAAAAAGGGTTATATAACCCCTGAAACCGCGTATATCTTCTATGCAATTATAGCGGCTGGGATACTCTATCAGGTTATAGCGATCATCAAGGTCAATGTGCCGATACTCAGGAGAGGCGTGCCGGAGGATGACAGATACAAATTTATACAGGTCGGCACGCTCTGCGCATCCTACGTCGTCACCTTCGGCGCCGAGCTTGCGGTTATTTCAATGCTTCCGTTCTTTTTCCAGAAGGTATTCCACCTGAGTCCGGTGATGGCAGGGCTCTTCGGCTCGATGTTTGCGATCCTGAACTTCTGTTCAAGGGCTCTCGGCGGTTATGTTTCCGACAGGATGCCCACAAGAAAATCAGCTCATCTTATATATCTCGGGGGCGTGACAGGCGGTTTTGTGCTCATGAGCTTGATAAGCCCGGCATGGCCTCTGGCAGGGGCGGTTCTCGCTGTAATGCTATGCGCTCTGTTTGTCACAGGAGGCTGTGGCACAACCTTTGCCCTTATACCGTTTGTCAAGAGGCGTATAACGGGAAATGTTGCAGGGTATGCAGGGGCCTATGGCAATGTGGGCGCTGTGATATTTACCACGGCCTATACCTTTCTGACCGACAACCAGTTCTTACTGCTTATCGGTGGTTCCGCATTTGCCACGTTACTTTTCTGCCTCTTTTTCCTCAGGGAGCCCCACGGTGCGTTCTCTCACGAATATCATCTCTCTTCTGTCGACAGGAAGATTATGGAAGTTGCGACGCCATTGCCGGAGGCCGTCCATTAACATGGGGATTAGGGTGACAGGCTTGGTATCTCTCTATAAAAAAACAGCGAAAAGGAGGGTTACGATGACAAATCGTTTCAAAGTAGTATGCAGCTTCTTCGCTCTGCTGATCTTTTGCGCAGCCCTTTCGCCTGTGCATGCTGACACGGCAAAGAAGGGGGCTGAGTCTTCAGCAACTGCAGCTCCATCAAATCCGGCTGGCAAAGAACCGAACAAGGAAGAGAGCGTGGCGACCGGTGAACTCGTTCACCGAGGAAAGGCGCTCTTCACCGGCGAAAGGCACTTCACCAAAAGGGGCGCCCCCTGCGTTGCCTGCCACGCGCTCAGGTACTCGGGGGTGCGGGGAGGCAACTGGGGACCGGACTTAACGCAGATGTATACGAACATGGGCGAAGAAGGGCTCGCGGGCGTATTGAAAAGCCCGCCCTTCTCGGGCATGAAGAAGATGTATGAGGAAAAGCCCCTGACCGACGACGAGATCAAGGCCCTCGTTGCCTTTGCCAAGGATGCAGGTGCGCGCAAAGGGGAGGCTGCCCCCCATTTCTTTCCCTGGGCGGGAATGGCATTTTTCGGTCTCATTCTGGGAATATTCGGTATCTATAAGAGGAGGGTCAGATAATGGCGCCAGAACGGATCAAGGACGTTTTTTCATCTGAAACAAGAGACTGGGAAGAGCTTTACCGGAACCGGTGGCAGTACGATAAGGTCGTGAGGTCCATCCACGGAGTGAACTGCACGGGCGGTTGCAGCTGGATGATACACGTTAAAGACGGTATTGTCGGCTGGGAGCTCCAGGCAAACGACTATCCCCAGTTCAACAATAACATCCCGAACCATGAGCCGAGAGGCTGTCAGCGGGGGATCAGCTCCTCCTGGTACCTCTACAGCCCGCTCCGTGTAAAGTACCCCTATGTGAGGGGCAGACTCCTCGATCTCTGGAAAGAGGCGAGGGCCCGTCATGCCGATCCCGTAGACGCCTGGCAGAGCATCGTCGAGAACGCCGAGTCGCGGCGGGCTTACACAAGCAGGCGGGGCATGGGAGGCTTCAGGAGGGGAACCTGGGAGGATGTGGCAGAGCTTATCGCTGCCTCGACCCTTTACACGGCCAAGAAGTACGGCCCTGACCGCGTCGTCGGCTTTTCGCCCATCCCGGCCATGTCGATGATCAGCTATGCAGGCGGAAGCCGCTTTCTCCAGCTCCTCGGCGGCGTTGCCCTGAGTTTCTACGACTGGTACTGCGACCTCCCTGCCGCCTCACCCCAGATTTGGGGGGAGCAGACAGACGTGAATGAGTCTGCCGACTGGTACAATGCAGGTTACATTGCGGTCTGCGGTTCCAACGTTCCGATGACGAGGACGCCTGATGCCCACTTTCTGACAGAGGCGCGTTACCGTGGAGCGAAGGTGCTTGTGCTCTCTCCCGACTACAGCATAATGAGCAAGTTTGCCGATACGTGGCTCCCGGTAGAGCAGGGGCATGACGCACCCTTCTGGTTGGCAGTGAATCACGTCATCATGAAGGAATACTACCTCGACAGAAAGGTCCCCTACTTCCAGGACTATGCAAAGAAGTACACGGACATGCCCTTCCTCGTGAAACTGAAAAAGGAGGGCGATGCCTATGTACCAGGAGACTATCTGCGGGCAGGCGAGATCGCCAAAGGAGCGGGGCTGGAGCACGCCGATTGGGTCCTCTGCGTTTCCGACGAATCAGGGAACGTCAGGATACCAGGAGGGAGTCTCGGTTTCCGGCATAGTTCAAAGCAGGGAAACTGGAACCTCGACATGAAAGACGTTGTTGACGGCAACGACATCGACTGCAGGCTATCCAATCAGGGAGGGACCAACTGTAAGGTGAAGTTTTTCTACGAAGACATCGGTGAATCGTTGAGGGAGATAGCTGCGCAGAAGATTGTCACAACCAAGGGGGAAGAGATGGTCGTGACGGTCTTCGATCTCCTCGCAGCACAGCTCGGCGTCTCTTCAGGAGGGGGGTCCTACAAAGAAGACAGGCCCTTCACCCCTGCATGGCAGGAGAAGTACACCGGCATCAGTCAGGATACGGTGATTAAGATTGCCAGGGAGTGGGCTGACAACGGCGAAAGGACTAAAGGCCGGAACATGATGATCGTGGGCGCAGGCATTAACCACTGGTACCACAGCGACCTCATCTACCGTGCCGCGATTACCTCTCTGATATTGACGGGGTCCGTCGGAAACAACGGGAGCGGACTCGCCCATTACGTCGGTCAGGAAAAGGTGGTGCCCCTGGCCTCCTGGACTTCAATTGCCATGGCCCACGACTGGGTCAAACCGTCACGGCTGCAGAATACGCCGAGCTTCTGGTACATCCACTCCGACCAGTGGCGCTATGACCGGAGCTTTGTCGACTACTTCAGTCCCCGAGAGGGGAAGGGGACGCCGACACATGCTGCAGACTTCAATGTCAAGGCCACCCGGCTCGGTTGGCTGCCCTTCTTCCCTCAGTTCAACGAAAACCCTGCGAAGACCGTCGAAGAAGCGGTGAAGGGCGGAGCCAAGACGGACGATGAGATACGGAAGCGGATCGTGCAGAGGCTGAAAGAGGGGTCACTGAAGTTTGCGATCGAAGATCCGGATGCCCCTGAGAACTCTCCGAAGGTCTGGTTCATCTGGCGCGGAAATGCCATCTCTGCAAGCGCCAAGGGTCACGAGTTCTTCCTCAAGCACATCCTCGGTGCTCCGAACAGCAATGTCATGGCAAAGGAGGTCGCGAAGGGGCAGGTCAAGGAGATCGAGTGGCGCGACAAGGCGCCGGAAGGGAAGATGGACCTCGTCGTCGATCTCAACTTCCGCATGGACACCTCAACGCTCTACTCGGACATCGTGCTGCCTGCCGCCACCTGGTATGAGAAGGTGGATGTGAATACGACCGACATGCACTCCTTTGTCAATTGCATGAATGCCGCGGTCCCGCCTTCATGGGAGTCAAAGCCCGACTGGCAGATTTTCAGGCTTATAACCCGGAAGGTCAGCGAGCTTGCTCCGAAGCACTTCCCGTCTCCTTTCAAAGACGTCATCGCCGCGCCCCTGCTTCATGATACGCCCGGCGAGATCGCACAGAGGGAGGTGAAAGACTGGAAACTGGGCGAGTGCGAGGCGATTCCTGGAAAGACCATGCCGAACCTCGCCATTGTCGAGAGAGACTATGCGAACCTTTATAACCGCTTTGTCTCTGTCGGGCCTGCCATGGGACACATGGGCGCCCATGGCATCGCCTGGGAGGCTGATGATATCCACGAAAAACTCCTTGGAGAATTCCCGACAGTAACATGGAACGAGAGGAGCCATCTCAGCCTGGAAGAAGAAGAGACCGTGGCGAATGTAATCTTCTCCTTTGCGCCGGAGACGAATGGTGAGCTGAGCTACCGGGCGTATCAGAACCTCGAGAAGAGAGTTGGGAAGCCCCTTGCATCCATCGCCGAAGGAAACAGGAATTTCCGCATCACCTTTGAAGAGATCAGGCGGCAGCCCCGCCGCTTCATCAGCACCCCTGTCTGGTCCGGTCTTGTTAATGATCAGCGGCCCTATGCACCCTACACTTTGAACGTGGAGTACGGAGTTCCCTGGAGAACTCTGAGCGGCAGGCAGTCCCTCTACCTTGACCATCCGGTATACCGGGAATTTGCCGAAGGACTCCCGACATTCAAGGGAAAGATCAACCGGGAAGCTCTCGATGAACTCACCGAGGACGACAAGAAGGAGGGATTGATCCTGAACTTCCTCACGCCCCACGGCAAGTGGTCCATCCACTCCACCTTCAGCGACAACATCAGGATGCTCACCCTCTCACGGGGAGGACAGGTGGTATGGATCAACAGCGCCGACGCTGCACAGGCCGGGATCATGGACAACGACTGGGTCGAGGTCTTCAATACGAACGGTGTCATTGTCTGCAGGGCGATCGTTACCTCCCGAGTGCCGAAGGGCACGTCATGGATGTACCATGCGCCTGAAAGGACCCTCAACATCCCGAAGTCGAACAAGACCGGGAGACGCGGCGGGGTCCACAACAGTGTGACACGGATCCGCCTGAAACCGACGCTCATGCTCGGGGGCTATGCACAGTTCAGTTACTATTTCAACTACTGGGGACCTATCGGCGTAAATCGTGACTGCTATGTCGTGGTCAAGAAACATAAGAGGGGGTGATGCTATGGACGTAAGAGCTCAGATCGTGATGGTGTTCAATCTCGATAAATGCATCGGTTGTCATACCTGCAGCATATCGTGCAAGAACATATGGACCGACAGGAAGGGCGCTGAATACGCCTGGTGGAACAACGTCGAAACCAAACCGGGAATCGGCTATCCAAAACAATGGGAAGACCAGGGGAAGTACAAGGGCGGCTTCTTCGTCAAGAATGGAGAACTGAAGCTGAAGCAGGGAGGTAAATTCGCGACGCTCCTGAGCATGTTCTATCAACCGAACATGCCGAAGATGGAGGACTACTATGAACCCTTCGACTTTGATTATGGCAACCTCTACAACGCCCCTGAGGGCGACGACCAGCCCGTGGCCGATGCGATCTCCCAGATAACGGGAAAACGGATGGAGACGATCAGCGGGGGGCCCAATTGGGATGATGACCTCTCAGGCTCACCCCTCTACGCTGCCGAGGACCTCAACCTGGAGGACAGGAAGATCATCGAAGAGTACGGGAAGATCTTCATGCTCTACCTCCCGCGCATCTGCAACCACTGTCTCCACCCGGCCTGTATGGCATCATGCCCGTCCAAGGCGATCTACAAGCGGGGGGAGGACGGTATCGTCCTCATCGATCAGAACGTCTGCAAGGGGTGGCGCTTCTGCAACTCTGCCTGTCCCTACAAGAAGACCTACTACAATTGGAAGACCGGCAAATCGGAGAAGTGCATCTTCTGCTATCCCCGCGTCGAAACGGGACAGTGCAATGCCTGCGCCCATAGCTGCGTCGGCAGGATTCGCTATGTCGGTGTCCTTCTTTACGATGCCTCACAGGTCGGCAGTGCCCTCGTCAAGAGCGACACGGAGTTGGTGCAGGCCCAGCGTGAACTTATTCTCGACCCCCGGGACAGGGCGGTGCAGGAAGGCGCCAGGGCCAACGGTATAAGCGACGCCTGGCTGAAGGCTGCCGTCCATTCGCCGGTCTATGCCCTTGTCAAGAAATACGACCTCGCTCTCCCGCTTCATCCGGAGTTCAGGACTATGCCGATGACCTACTACATTCCGCCGCTGTCGCCGGTCCTCGCATCCCGGACAGGATCGTATGCGATAGCCGACCACGAGTCGATACCGACGATCGATACCCTCAGGGTTCCGATCAGTTACATGGCGAGCATGTTTTCCGGAGGCAACCGTGAAGTAGTCGCCGACGTGATGAAGAAGCTGATCGCGCTGAGGCAGTATATGCGGCAGGAGAACCTGGGCGAGAAGCCCGATGAGAAGGTCCTTATGGATGTCTCACTCGACAGAGAGGCCGCAGCGCGTATACACCGTCTCTTCGCCATCGGAGGATACACCGAACGAAATGTGATCCCTCCACAACAACGGGAAGAGCAGGCAGCTGCTTTACGGAAGGGCGGCAGGGGCTTCGGCCTTCTCGTGAAGCCAAGGGGGGGAGTATGAACCGCATCGAGACCTACCAAGCCTTGGCGCAGGCCTTCTCCTATCCCTGGAACAGGGAGACCTTGCTCTGGTCAGTAGAGCAGTTAAGAGGAAGTCTGGAGAGCTGCGGCGAAGATCCCCTCGCCGGGCTTAGGGAATTCATTTCGCGGTCTGACCTTGCGCGCATCCAGGAGGAGTATACCGTCGCCTTTGATCTGAGTCCGGCATGCGCCCCCTACGTGGGGTATCATCTCTTCGGTGACACCCACAAGAAGGGAGAGTATATGATCAAGCTCAAGGGGATCTACCGCGAGCACGGCTATTACCCTCCTGACAGCGAACTCCCCGACCACCTCTCGGTGCTCTTTGACTTTCTTGCTCACATGCGCAGGGAGGCGATGGATGAGGAACGGAGAGATTTCCTTTCCGCACACATGCTTGAGGGCATGAACAAGATGCGCAGTGTTGCGGGGAGCAAGCCTGAGATGCTTTGGAGAGATCTGATAACCGCTGCCTGCATGATCTGTGCGGCAGACTGCGAGGAGGTAACAACATGTTAGACAATCTCATCTTCATCGTCCTTCCCTACAGTGCGCTGGCGCTTTTTCTCTGCGTGGTGCCCTACCGGTATTTCGCGAACCGCCTGACCTGGACGCCCTTTTCGAGCCAGTTCCTGGAGAGCAAGACCCTTTACTGGGGCGCCATGGCTTGGCACTTCGGCATCATCATCGTTCTCCTCGCCCACCTGACAGGATTTCTCGTGCCGCGCGTGATCGAGGCCTTCCTCTCGAACCAGACCTTTTTCCTCGCCCTCGAGAATGTCAGTCTGGGGCTCGGACTCCTTGCCCTCTTCGGGAGCAGCGTCCTGTTTTTCCGGAGGATGACGGCAGAGAGGATAAAGGCTGTAAGCGGAATTGCGGATTGGTTGATCATCATCCTTCTCATTTGCCAGGCTGCCACAGGCGTGTATATCAGCATCTATGTGAGATGGGGATATCAATGGTATCACTATACGGCGGTCCCCTATCTCTATTCACTCCTGAGCTTCCATCCCCAGATCGAGTACGTGAGCGATTTCCCGATCCTCTTTAAAGTCCACGTGGCAGGGGCCTTTCTTATCCTCGGCGTTCTCCCCTTCACCAAGCTCGTTCATCTCCTCTATCTCCCCGTGGGCTTCTTAAAAGATCCGCCGATACTCTATCGCTGGCTTTCGAGTCCGAAGGGGAGGTGAGACGGCAAGAATCTGCGTTCTCTTGAGTTGAGTTTTCACGAATTATTTCTTAAGAAAAGGAGAAGAACATGGAAATGGAACCAGCAGTAACGGCTACAAGGAAGACTTCAAGTCGAGTGCTCA
Proteins encoded in this window:
- a CDS encoding respiratory nitrate reductase subunit gamma, with the translated sequence MLDNLIFIVLPYSALALFLCVVPYRYFANRLTWTPFSSQFLESKTLYWGAMAWHFGIIIVLLAHLTGFLVPRVIEAFLSNQTFFLALENVSLGLGLLALFGSSVLFFRRMTAERIKAVSGIADWLIIILLICQAATGVYISIYVRWGYQWYHYTAVPYLYSLLSFHPQIEYVSDFPILFKVHVAGAFLILGVLPFTKLVHLLYLPVGFLKDPPILYRWLSSPKGR
- a CDS encoding MFS transporter; this encodes MKGECTSERMGWKDLLAFGRADIKALHKTWIAFFMTFYVWFNMAPLVSTIIRDTGLTLDQLKVLAICNVALTVPARVVIGMLSDRIGPRKTFCIVMWSMAIPCVWFAFASTYTEMLAARLILSAVGTGFVVGIHMTSLWFKPRDAGFSQGVEAGLGNWGSSLAAITLPFIALGIVDSWRWAIALSGGVMFAYGIYYWFAITDGPVGTVRPKSRKAAAIEVSTWGDMVSAILWTIPIMGVLSLLVRTVTKKGYITPETAYIFYAIIAAGILYQVIAIIKVNVPILRRGVPEDDRYKFIQVGTLCASYVVTFGAELAVISMLPFFFQKVFHLSPVMAGLFGSMFAILNFCSRALGGYVSDRMPTRKSAHLIYLGGVTGGFVLMSLISPAWPLAGAVLAVMLCALFVTGGCGTTFALIPFVKRRITGNVAGYAGAYGNVGAVIFTTAYTFLTDNQFLLLIGGSAFATLLFCLFFLREPHGAFSHEYHLSSVDRKIMEVATPLPEAVH
- the narJ gene encoding nitrate reductase molybdenum cofactor assembly chaperone — protein: MNRIETYQALAQAFSYPWNRETLLWSVEQLRGSLESCGEDPLAGLREFISRSDLARIQEEYTVAFDLSPACAPYVGYHLFGDTHKKGEYMIKLKGIYREHGYYPPDSELPDHLSVLFDFLAHMRREAMDEERRDFLSAHMLEGMNKMRSVAGSKPEMLWRDLITAACMICAADCEEVTTC
- the narH gene encoding nitrate reductase subunit beta, coding for MDVRAQIVMVFNLDKCIGCHTCSISCKNIWTDRKGAEYAWWNNVETKPGIGYPKQWEDQGKYKGGFFVKNGELKLKQGGKFATLLSMFYQPNMPKMEDYYEPFDFDYGNLYNAPEGDDQPVADAISQITGKRMETISGGPNWDDDLSGSPLYAAEDLNLEDRKIIEEYGKIFMLYLPRICNHCLHPACMASCPSKAIYKRGEDGIVLIDQNVCKGWRFCNSACPYKKTYYNWKTGKSEKCIFCYPRVETGQCNACAHSCVGRIRYVGVLLYDASQVGSALVKSDTELVQAQRELILDPRDRAVQEGARANGISDAWLKAAVHSPVYALVKKYDLALPLHPEFRTMPMTYYIPPLSPVLASRTGSYAIADHESIPTIDTLRVPISYMASMFSGGNREVVADVMKKLIALRQYMRQENLGEKPDEKVLMDVSLDREAAARIHRLFAIGGYTERNVIPPQQREEQAAALRKGGRGFGLLVKPRGGV
- a CDS encoding nitrate reductase subunit alpha encodes the protein MAPERIKDVFSSETRDWEELYRNRWQYDKVVRSIHGVNCTGGCSWMIHVKDGIVGWELQANDYPQFNNNIPNHEPRGCQRGISSSWYLYSPLRVKYPYVRGRLLDLWKEARARHADPVDAWQSIVENAESRRAYTSRRGMGGFRRGTWEDVAELIAASTLYTAKKYGPDRVVGFSPIPAMSMISYAGGSRFLQLLGGVALSFYDWYCDLPAASPQIWGEQTDVNESADWYNAGYIAVCGSNVPMTRTPDAHFLTEARYRGAKVLVLSPDYSIMSKFADTWLPVEQGHDAPFWLAVNHVIMKEYYLDRKVPYFQDYAKKYTDMPFLVKLKKEGDAYVPGDYLRAGEIAKGAGLEHADWVLCVSDESGNVRIPGGSLGFRHSSKQGNWNLDMKDVVDGNDIDCRLSNQGGTNCKVKFFYEDIGESLREIAAQKIVTTKGEEMVVTVFDLLAAQLGVSSGGGSYKEDRPFTPAWQEKYTGISQDTVIKIAREWADNGERTKGRNMMIVGAGINHWYHSDLIYRAAITSLILTGSVGNNGSGLAHYVGQEKVVPLASWTSIAMAHDWVKPSRLQNTPSFWYIHSDQWRYDRSFVDYFSPREGKGTPTHAADFNVKATRLGWLPFFPQFNENPAKTVEEAVKGGAKTDDEIRKRIVQRLKEGSLKFAIEDPDAPENSPKVWFIWRGNAISASAKGHEFFLKHILGAPNSNVMAKEVAKGQVKEIEWRDKAPEGKMDLVVDLNFRMDTSTLYSDIVLPAATWYEKVDVNTTDMHSFVNCMNAAVPPSWESKPDWQIFRLITRKVSELAPKHFPSPFKDVIAAPLLHDTPGEIAQREVKDWKLGECEAIPGKTMPNLAIVERDYANLYNRFVSVGPAMGHMGAHGIAWEADDIHEKLLGEFPTVTWNERSHLSLEEEETVANVIFSFAPETNGELSYRAYQNLEKRVGKPLASIAEGNRNFRITFEEIRRQPRRFISTPVWSGLVNDQRPYAPYTLNVEYGVPWRTLSGRQSLYLDHPVYREFAEGLPTFKGKINREALDELTEDDKKEGLILNFLTPHGKWSIHSTFSDNIRMLTLSRGGQVVWINSADAAQAGIMDNDWVEVFNTNGVIVCRAIVTSRVPKGTSWMYHAPERTLNIPKSNKTGRRGGVHNSVTRIRLKPTLMLGGYAQFSYYFNYWGPIGVNRDCYVVVKKHKRG
- a CDS encoding c-type cytochrome; the protein is MTNRFKVVCSFFALLIFCAALSPVHADTAKKGAESSATAAPSNPAGKEPNKEESVATGELVHRGKALFTGERHFTKRGAPCVACHALRYSGVRGGNWGPDLTQMYTNMGEEGLAGVLKSPPFSGMKKMYEEKPLTDDEIKALVAFAKDAGARKGEAAPHFFPWAGMAFFGLILGIFGIYKRRVR